A stretch of the Solanum dulcamara chromosome 6, daSolDulc1.2, whole genome shotgun sequence genome encodes the following:
- the LOC129891467 gene encoding probable E3 ubiquitin-protein ligase RHY1A, with the protein MAGMLPGVECARRRRFHQSSGCIDSSITSSFSSTRRSSFCLYTSNHEHPLNSSSSKQRVATSQAYQDEKLGEAVREAKQRLDERLSARWKSQNKRSLNNRQPQNHSQEMVENRPNLQGEVFSGLKKSGSKKFNWAKLIWKSQEQDECAICLDQLKISDTLMQLTCAHKFHSKCLVPWLESNAHCPCCRMTIILTSTSA; encoded by the exons ATGGCTGGTATGCTTCCTGGTGTTGAATGTGCTAGAAGAAGGAGATTTCATCAAAGTAGTGGATGTATAGATTCATCTATTACCTCTAGTTTTTCATCCACAAGAAGgtcttctttttgtctatacACTAGTAACCATGAACATCCTCTCAATTCAAGTTCATCCAAG CAAAGGGTTGCAACAAGTCAAGCATATCAAGATGAGAAACTAGGTGAAGCTGTTAGAGAAGCCAAACAAAGGTTAGATGAGAGGCTTAGTGCAAGATGGAAATCACAAAATAAGAG GAGTCTCAATAATAGACAACCACAAAACCATAGCCAAGAGATGGTGGAGAATAGGCCAAATTTGCAAGGAGAAGTATTTTCAGGACTAAAGAAAAGTGGATCAAAGAAGTTCAATTGGGCAAAATTGATTTGGAAATCTCAAGAACAAGATGAATGTGCAATTTGCTTGGACCAATTGAAGATTAGTGATACCTTAATGCAATTGACATGTGCCCACAAGTTTCATTCCAAGTGTTTGGTGCCATGGCTAGAATCCAATGCACATTGTCCATGTTGTAGAATGACAATAATTTTGACTAGTACTAGTGCATAA
- the LOC129891468 gene encoding uncharacterized protein LOC129891468, with product MAGMLAGVECARRRKFHKNSGLLDSSYNTSSSTRRSFLCLYTSSHEHNLTSRLSKERSSTSQEYEDEKLGEIAREAKQRLDERLSSQWKSQNKSGAKGFKSLGQWTGLIC from the exons ATGGCAGGTATGCTTGCTGGTGTTGAATGTGCTAGAAGAAGAAAGTTTCATAAAAATAGTGGCTTGCTAGATTCATCATATAATACATCTTCATCCACAAGAAGATCTTTTCTTTGTCTATACacaagtagccatgaacataaCCTTACCTCAAGATTGTCCAAG GAAAGAAGTTCAACAAGCCAAGAATATGAAGATGAGAAATTGGGTGAAATTGCAAGAGAAGCCAAGCAAAGACTGGATGAGAGGCTCAGTTCCCAATGGAAATCACAAAATAAGAG TGGTGCCAAGGGATTCAAAAGTCTAGGGCAATGGACGGGCCTGATTTGCTGA